A portion of the Vulpes vulpes isolate BD-2025 chromosome 5, VulVul3, whole genome shotgun sequence genome contains these proteins:
- the LOC140598991 gene encoding protein arginine N-methyltransferase 2-like: protein MKGELHFEIRKAGTLHGFTAWFSVWFQSLEEDEPQLVLSTGLFHPTTHWKQVLFMMDEPVSVFSGDVVTGSVVLQRNPVWRRHMSVALSWSVTSTQDPTSQKVGEKVFPIWR, encoded by the exons ATGAAAGGCGAGCTGCACTTTGAGATCAGGAAGGCCGGCACGCTGCATGGATTTACGGCCTGGTTCAGTGTCTGGTTCCAGAGCCTGGAGGAGGACGAGCCACAGCTGGTGCTGAGCACAGGCCTGTTTCACCC AACCACCCACTGGAAGCAGGTGCTGTTTATGATGGACGAGCCTGTGTCCGTGTTCTCAGGAGATGTGGTCACAGGCTCGGTTGTGTTGCAGAGAAACCCCGTGTGGAGGAGGCACATGTCCGTGGCGCTCAGCTGGTCCGTCACTTCCACACAAGACCCCACATCGCAGAAA GTTGGAGAGAAGGTCTTTCCCATCTGGAGATGA